CTTCTACCCACTGAATAAAGTAAGTACGATCTCCCAATTTGTCTTGGAGCTTTTCTTGGATGTATTCTGAAGCTATTTTCCAGTCTTCTCTTGAAGGTATTTCTATATTAGATTGACCCAATACCCAGAAAGATCCTTTATCCCAAATAACAACAACATCAGGAAATTGTTTACTAAAGTGCCAGCCTATACTATTCCCCAATTCTCGACTAATTTTGGGACTGAAGCGAAAACTTTTTATATTTAATAAGGAATAAGTCAGAGGAAAAATTTCACTGAGATGAGTATTAGACATTAGTAACCTCAAAATTCGTTGATATTTAGTTGGCTTCAAATTTGCTTATAATGCAGCGTATTCACACACAGAATTGAAAGCACAGTATTTGCAGGAAAAGCCAGGGTTAGCAGGAAAGATGCGATCAAATAAATCAGGATTACGTTTATAGCGTTGTAAGTCCTGTTGCAGTTTCTTTGCTACTGAAGATAGTTCGATATACATTGATTTAATAGCTTGAGGAGAAGCGGAGCGAGGCTCTGAAGCAACTTGTTTTTCCAAATTGTAAAATGAGGCGATCGCTTTATGATTCGGATAAAGATGCTTGGCTGCTAGCAGATACACATAAGCTTGACGTAAATCGAAATCGCTTTTACCAGTTTTAAAATCCAAGATATGAATAGTGTTATCTGGTTCTAGCAAAACACAGTCAAAAGCTGCATACAAAGCAAAAGTCAAATTACCGTATTTAATTGGTATTGGTTTGGGATAAGATCCATCTCCTCTAGAGAGTTCTGCAACATTTCTATCGAGCAAAATTGGTTTTTGATAGTAGTTGTCTAAAATTGATTCAACTCTTTCTCTAACTTCGTCTGATTCTTGAGATAATCTCAACATCTCAGCAACTTTCCGTACCCCATCAGGTTCAGAGAGTAACTGAATATTTTGATGAAATTCGTAAACTCCTCTTTGCGCTAAATGACCAATTTTTTGAGCAGTATTGTCTACATTTACTAACTCTTTAATCAGAGGCTCTTTTTTTCTGGCTCTGCTGTAGCCTCGCTTGCGATCGCAATGCCAGTGTTCCTTTCCTATTGGGGGTGAAATTTGTGACCAGCTAGTATAGCTAACGTTGTATCTCCAATACTTACCCATAGATAAATTTTACTTTGCTAAACGTTGGACAAAATGTGTCAAAACTATAGCTTGATTGAGTTAATCGTGATTTATTCACACTAATTTATTTAATAATTGTTGGTTTGACTAAAACAATCAACATAACCGATCAAAAGATAGCATTAGTTGACTAAATTAATCAACATCTTCTACTATTCTTTTAAGAAGCGTAATAAAAATAGTGAGTAGCAAAACTTTCGGCAAGTTAATTCGACAAGCTCGTAAAGACCAAGAATACAGTCAAAGAGAATTGGCAAAATTAATTGGCGTTAATTTTACCTATCTCTCTAAACTGGAAAACGACCATGCAGATTATCCTCCAAGTTCAGGGGTCATTCAATCATTAGCCAAGCATTTAGATCTTGACAAGACAGAATTAACTTATCTTGCAGGGAGAATTAATCCTGAAGACACGGAAATTTTTCAAGACTTATTCAAACAATACAAAGAAAATATGCCCGTATTGCTTCGTCGTTTGCGAGATAACCCTGAATTTGCCAAGAAAGTTTTCTCAGAAGTAGATCGAGACAAAACAGAGGAAGAATAAGACAATTGAACGTAATCAAACCTTTTCGTTTTCATTCCAAAGCTGAACTAGAGACTATAGCTGCCAAACTTCGCTCACAAGTTGAACAAAGTCGTCGTCGCCGTTTGAACGCTGATTCTGTAGCTGAAGGAATAGCCGATTACTTGGACTTATGTATTGTTAGAAAAAGTATTCCTGCTGACCGACAGGGCAAAATTGCTGCCATGATTATTCCAGTAAAAAAACTTGTTTATATCAATGAAGATATTTCAGCGTTAGAAGGTGGATTTGGACAATCTACTATTGCTCATGAAATTGGGCATTGGATATTGCATATAGATAAACAAGCAGTAGGAGAATATATTGATCGCCAAGAAAAGGGTCTTGAAATAGAAGTTCAACCTTTCTTATGCCGTAGTCAACAATCTGCTAAAAACATAGAATGGCAAGCTGAGTACTTTGCGGGTTGTTTATTAATGCCTGAGTATAAGTTGATCGAGGCAAAACAAGGACGCGATTTGACTAACTGGAAACATTTATATGCGATCGCCGATGAATTTGGTGTAACAATATCTAATCTTCTTTGTCGTCTTAAATCTCTAGGCTGGATTGTCAAGAACAATAATTCAAAGCAAATTTATCTAGGTAAAAAAATACCTTCTTTGGAAGTGCGACGAGAAAGACATTAAATCGAATAAATAATTAATCTGCTTGGTACATTACATCTCTAGCACCACTAAACTAATTATCAAAAATATGCTTTGCTAGATGCTGGTGCTATTAAGATTAGGTTGAAGTTGAATGTCTACACTGCCAAAAATCGCCATCAACGGGACTTATATTCAAAAACAGGCTAGCGGTTTGGGAGTATTTACCAATAATTTAATTTCTGAGTTGATGAATTTTGACGAGTTTGATTATGCTCTTTATTCGCACTCTGATTTATTTCAGACTAAATACCCAGACAAGTCTATTACTGTGGCAGATACTTTATCTCCTGACTGCGGTTTTCCTGGACATATCAAGCGTCTTTGGTGGTATCAAACTAAGTTACGCCAGCAGCTAACTAAACAAAATGCAGCCTTGTTTTATTCTCCCGTGATCGAGGGAATGCTGTTTCCTGTTGTTCCTCAGATAGTTACCGTTCATGATTTGATCCCCCTCAAATACCCTGAATTGAGTCCTAAATGGCAATATTATTATCGCTATGTTGTACCTTTCATTCTTAAGCGATCGCAAAAAATTATTTGTATTTCTCAACACACAAAAAAAGACCTAATTGAGAATTATCAGCTAAATCCAGAATCAATAGAGGTGGTTTATCTGGGGTTTGACCGAGAATTATTTTCTCCCAAACCAAATCCAGACATTCTCCAAAAATATAGCTTGGATAAATATTTTCTCTATGTGGGAGATATGCGATTTTACAAAAACCTTGGTCGTTGCTTAGAGGCTTTTGATCGCTTACCTTGCAAAGATTGTCAATTTGTCATTACTGGTCAAAAAGATGACTTTTTTTATCCCGAAATTAAGCGTCAAACTGAACTATTATCAGCCAAAGATAGAATTATCTTTTTAGACTATGTACCCGCCGCTGATTTACCTGGCTTGTATTCGATGGCGCAATGCTTAGTATTCGCCTCTCTTTACGAAGGGTTTGGTTTGCCAGTATTAGAAGCAATGGCTTGTGGTTGTCCTGTAATTGCAAGCGATAGCACCTCTATCCCAGAGGTTGGAGGAGATAGCGTGCTGTATGTCGATCCCTATGATGTAGAAAATATTACTCAGGGAATGAATGATATTTTAACTAACCCTAATCTTCGTCACAATCTCAGCCACAAAGGATTAGAACGTGCTAAGTCATTTAGTTGGGACAAGACAGCTAAAGATGTGCAGCAGATATTTAGAGAATGTCTTCTTTAGGAATGAATTATTTTACAGAAATGAGGGATTAAGGAATTAAAAGTTGAATTTGGTTTTTTAGAACTAGTGTACTAAAATACTTTCATCTATCAACAATTAATAGGCAACTAATTGCAAATTTTTCGATTATGTCTTATTGATTAAAGAAACGATCTGTTGAATAAATGCTTCATGGTCAACTACTGGTTTAGAGATGTAGCCATCTGCACCACTTTGATTGAGAAAATTTTCGCGATCGCCTTCCATAGCGTGAGCAGTCACCAAGATCACTGGTAAATTTGAGGTTGCGGGATCTGCCTTTAACATTTGGGTGATTTCAATTCCATCTACTGGTTTTCCCTGATAAATACTATTAGCAAGAGCTACATCCATCAAAATGGCATCAATATCGCCAGATTGAGCAAATTGTAGGACTTCTTCGACAATTTCTGTCCCTTTGACCTGCAAATTGCCTTTTTTTGTTAGTATCTTGGAAAAAACCCGCAAATTGATGGGGTCATCTTCTACAATCAAAACCGTTGTCATGGATGTTACTCAGAAAAGTTTTATAGGATTAAAAAAAACTTGATGTTAAAAATGAGGAGCGATCGCCTAAAAGGTAAGATAGTTGGCTCAACGGGAACAAAGGGATTAGCCGCACGTACTCCCCTTCGGATTCAGCATCGGAAATAAAAGTTACTTAGATTACAGTTACTTATCTGTATTGTGGCTTAAAAAAGTCAGATAGAAAAGTTTAATACCCGTAAGGCTTAACATACGTTATGTTTTTATACTCTCAGCATTTATTTTCCCAAGTCTCGATTATCTTTTTGGCATATTTCCTTTAACTCTTGGAGATCTTTTGAATGGCACAGCAGCTTAACTTACTAGGAAGTGGTCAAATCATTCCTACTCCTCTTCACCAAGAAATGGAGAGATCGTATCTCGAATACGCCATGAGCGTCATTGTCGGCAGAGCCTTACCTGACGTGAGAGATGGACTAAAACCCGTACATAGGCGCATTCTGTATGCGATGTATGAGTTGGGATTAACTCCAGACCGTCCCTTTCGTAAGTGCGCTCGCGTGGTGGGAGATGTTTTGGGAAAATATCATCCCCACGGCGATCAGTCGGTTTATGATGCCTTGGTGCGTTTGGTACAAAGCTTTTCTACTCGTTATCCTCTGCTAGATGGTCATGGTAACTTTGGCTCAGTGGATAATGATCCGCCTGCTGCCATGCGCTACACCGAAACCAGACTTGCGCCTGTGGCTTTTGAGGCAATGCTGACCGAGATTGGCGAAGCTACGGTTAACTTTAGCAATAACTTTGACAATTCCCAAACCGAACCTGTCGTTTTACCTGTTCAACTACCAATTTTACTTCTCAATGGTTGCTCAGGTATTGCGGTAGGGATGGCGACTAATATTCCTCCTCATAACCTGGGAGAAATAGTCGATGGTTTGATTGCTTTAATCGATCGCCCGACTATAACTGACGAAAAGCTTTGGGAGTTAATACCTGGTCCTGATTTCCCCACAGGAGGAGAAATTGTTGAAGTCCAAGGGATTCAGGATGCTTATCGCACAGGTAGAGGCATCATTAAGATGCGGGGAATTGCTCAAATTGAAAAGATAGCTACAGGCAAGAAACGGCGTAGAGAAAAGAAAGCTCTGGTAATTACAGAGTTGCCCTATCAGGTAAATAAAGCAGGCTGGATCGAAAAAGTTGCCGATCTGGTTAACCAGGGAAGAATTGAGGGGATTTCTGATATTCGCGATGAAAGCGATCGCAGTGGAATGCGAGTAGTCATTGAAATCAAAAAAGATATTACCGCCCCCAAAGTTCTGCATCAACTTTATCGCCAAACGGCTTTGCAGAGCAATTTTGGGACAATTATGCTGGCATTGGTGGATAATAAGCCAATTCAGCTACCTTTACGCAGTGTTTTAGAGGAGTTCTTGAAATTTCGCGAACAGACTCTGAGAAGACAGTATGGACACGAATTAGAAGAGGCTGAACAACGGCTGCATTTGGTAGAGGGTTTATTACTAGCTTTAAACCAGATTGATGCGGTAATTGAGATTCTACGTCACGCTCCTGACGGCACGACAGCGAAAATACGTCTCCAGGAAGAGTTAGACCTTTCTCCAACCCAAGGAGATTCAATTTTAGCAATGCCCATGCGTCGTCTGACAGGTTTAGAAAAACAAAAGCTAGAAACTGAACTAGAAGATTTACAAGAGCGTATTGGCAATTTAAATACGGTACTAGGCGATCGCAATGAGTTGATGAAGTCGCTTAAAAAGGAATTACGTTCTCTCAAGCGAAAGTTTAGCGATGAACGTCGTACCCGCATTGTAAACGTAGCTGTCAATGAAGAAGTTAAGCCAGCAGCTACTCCCAAAAAAACTACCGAAAAGAAAAAGACAACCAAAGATCCTGCTTTAAGCGTATCTCCTACCCTGACTTTTGAACGCTCTGTCAAAGCAAAACTGAAGGTAACTAATTCTGGGTGTATCTATTGGGAAAATCCGACCAAAGATAGCGAAGCAAGTATTTTTAAGCAAGATGAAGATTTTATTTTGTATGAAGAACCAATTGGCGATCGCGATAAGTTAATCGTAGTTACCGATAGTGGCAAAATATATCCTGTCCCTACAGGCGAAATTCCGTCTAGTTTGGAAACTACCGAATTACCCGCAGTCGAACTGCTTTCCTCCGCAGCCCAAAGAGATGCTAAGCATACGGTAGCTCATTTTTTCTTGCCCGAAAAACACAATAATCTCGATTTAGTATTACTAACGGAAACCGGGATAATCAAACGCTTGGATGCCAGTGAATTGGATGCTTTGGGCAATCGGGGCTTAGTCTTAGTCAAGCTGAAAGAAAAAGATATTCTCAAATATTTCTTTTTTACCGAAGCAGAACAAGAGGTTGTGATTGCCACTACAGGAGGCCGTATTTTACGGTTACCCGTTGACGATGTGCAAATTCCCATTATGGGACGAAATGCTCAGGGAAATCGGGTGATGCGTCTCAGACTCAAAGAAAGCTTGGCTGGTTCTTGTGCGGTTAGATCTAACGATCAAATCGCCGTAATTTCTCAGCTAGGATTTGGTAAACGCATTCAGATTAATACTCTTAGGTTAGGTAATCGCGGCGATATTGGAACTCAGGCAATTCAATTTACGACCAAAGAGGATATGCTAGCAGGGATTATCTCCACTAAAGGCAGGAAAAATATTACCTTGACCACCAATATTAATCGCCGATTAGTTTTACCTGTTAATAGTCTCAAACTAGCTGATAAAAGTAGTACGGGAGAAAAAATTGGCAAACTGAAAGCAGATGAAATTATCACGGGGATTTATCCGTATGTTTAGAACAACAGTTTTGTAGGGTGGGCAAATACTAGAAATTAGATAGTAGTATTCAATAAAATAATTTTTGCCCACCGATTTAAGGTTTTTTATTAAAAAAATATTTATGCAAGAGGTTTATTGATGACATTACTTCGGTCGAATCCAATACCCACCCTGGAGGAGTTTTTAAATTTACCAGAAACTAAACCAGCAAGTGAATATATTGATGGAAAAATTTATCAAAAACCGATGCCCCAGGGAAAACATAGCCGATTACAAACTTGCTTATCTACTTCTATTAATCAAGCAGGAGAACCTCAAAAGTTAGCATTAGCATTAACAGAGTTGCGCTGTACTTTTGCTGGTCGGTCTATAGTTCCAGACATAGCTGTGTTTGAATGGCAAAAAATTCCTGTAGATGAAAAGGGTCGGATTGCTAATAGATTTGAAATAGCCCCCGATTGGATAATTGAAATTCTTTCCCTCGAACAATCGGCAAACCAAGTTATCCGCAAAATTATATTTTCTCTTAAAAATGGCTCAAAATTAGGCTATCTCATCGATCCTGATGATGAATCAATTACAGTTTTTCAACCAAACCAATTGCCAGATGTAAAGGAAAAGCAAGATATGCTACCTGTTTTAGATGTTCTACAAAACTGGCAAACAAAAGTTGAAGATGTATTTAGCTGGTTGAATTTTGTGTAATTTAACTCTTAAAATTTCTTTTATTAATTAAATATAACTACTTACAAATTATGAATCAAGTTATCGGTAGAACAGCTACCTTTAAAGGAATAAGTGAATAGCTCGAAGATAGTATTTATAGCTTTGTTGTTGGGAATTTTGAATATTTTTTCGGTTCAAGAAAGAATGTTGGCTCAACAACAAACTAATCCTTTAGAAGTGAAAATTAATCCTAATGATCCTTTAATTCCTGCTGGTTATGGTCAGCGAGAATTGACTTCCTTTGAAAAATATCGAATTAAAGAAGCCATAGCCAAACTCGATCAAACTGCAAAAGCAGAATTGTCACAAGGCAATGGGAATAAAGCTTTTAAACTTTGGTATCGCCAGCTAAAATTAGCTCGTGCAGTCGATTCAAAGACAGAAATCAAAGCATTGGGAGATGTAGGCGCGATCGCCTGGCAAGAAACTCGTGGCACTGATGTACGTAATATTGCTGAACGTTTAATTGCTATTCAAGAGGAATTAACTACAGAAAAATTATTATCTCCTAGTCTATTAGATAATTTTGCTACTGCTTATCAACAGGTGCGATATATAGATCAAGAAATAGCTATTTACCAGCAAATTTTAACTAATAGTAGAAAGGCAGATAATTTAGTTGCTGAACAAAATAACTTAAAGACATTAGGTAAATTATATTTAGCGAGATTTGATTATCTTAATGCTGCTGATGTTTACCAAGAATTATTAGTCTTAGCCGATCAAGGATCTAAACCTACTCAGAAAGTTGATTTTTATTTGAATACTTTAATGTATATCTATGATCGCACTGAGCAAGCAAATAAAGCGATCGCCATTAAAGAACGTCTGATTAAACAATATACTGCTGCTCAAAAACTTGATAAAATACCTGCTTTGACAATGGCGATCGCCGATGACTATAAAACCTTAAAAAAACGAGATAAGGCAATAAATGCTTACGAGCGGGCATTTGAAACGGCATCTAAACTTCAGCAGTTTGCCATAGCTAATGATGCTTTAACAAAATTGGCACAGACATACCAACAAAGCAAAAATACAGATAAGGCGATCGCAACTTATACTAAATTACTTAAAGTTCAACAACAAACCTACAGTTACTATGGCTTAATTAATACTTACGATACTTTAGGTAAAATATATCTTCAGTTAAATCAAAAATCTCAAGCTAAACAATATTTTCAACAAGGTTTAGAGTTGGCGAAATCTCTAAACTATAAGATCAAATATTTTGATAATCGAGTTAAACTATTATAGTTAGACCTCTTTTGTAACCCTTTAATTATAAGAATTAAAAAGCAATTATAAGGGTTTATGACTTAATCAATTCGTGATATATAACTAAAACTTTTTCCTAAGCGCGAATAATAGCAACATGGAGCAAACAGCGATCGCCTTAGATTTTATGTTGCCAGATTAAAACTTAGCTAAAATATTTGTGACTAGCCAGAAATAACCATACAATGACCAACACCATTCCCCAAACAGCCAATAGTCCATACAACACCGAAGAATGGAAACGGGGTTACGACTCTCAGCCAAATGAATATGAGTATGAAATTACCGATGTAGAAGGCAATATTCCCCCAGACTTGATGGGAACACTGTTTCGCAATGGACCTGGATTATTAGACATTGGTGGTTCGGCGATTCATCATCCTTTTGATGGAGACGGAATGATCAGCGCCTTCTCTTTCAAAGATGGAAAGGTATATTATCGTAACCGTTTTATCAGAACTGAAGCTTATGTAAAGGAACAAGAAGCAGGTAAAATTCTTTATCGAGGTGTGTTTGGCACACCAAAACCTGGAGGATTTTTTAATAATCTCTTCGACATTAAGTTAAAAAATATTGCCAACACTGGAGTAATTTACTGGGGTGGTAAACTTCTTGCTCTTTGGGAAGCAGCAGAACCTCACCGCCTAAATCCAAAAACCTTAGAAACTATAGGATTAGAATATCTGGATGGTGTGCTAGAACCAGGAGATGCTTTTGCGGCACATCCTTGGGTAGATCCTAGCTGCGATTTAGATGACGGCGCACCCTGTTTGGTCAATTTTCGAGTCGATCCAGGGCTTTCTAGTAAGATTACTTTGTTTGAATTTGCTCCTAGCGGGAAGCTATTACGTCGTCATTCCCATAGCATTGCAGGCTTCTCTTTTATTCACGACTTTATGATCACGCCCCAGTATGCCATCTTTTTCCAAAACCCTGTCAGCTTTAATCCTCTGCCCTTCCTATTAGGAATGCGTGGTGCAGGAGAATGTGTTCAGTTTCAGCCAGATAAGCCAACTAACGTCATTTTGATTGCTCGCGATCCTAGTAATAAAGAAGTTAAAACCTTTAGCGTTGAATCTGGTTTTGTTTTCCATCACGCCAATGCTTTTGAACAAGACAGCAAAGTTTATGTTGATTCTATTACCTATCAAACCTTGCCTCAGGTACAGCCCAATTCTGACTATAAAGCAGTAGACTTTGAGGGTTTAGATCCAGGACAGCTATGGCGATTTACCTTAAACCTAGAAGACGGTTCGGTTGAGCGTCAGATGTTAGAAAGTCGCTGTTGCGAATTTCCTACCCACAACCCAGATAAGGTTGGTCGAAACTATCAGTATTTGTATATTGGTGCTGCACCTAGCGATACAGGGCGTAATGCACCCCTACAGGCAATTCTTAAGTTGGATTTACATACAAAAGAGCGTCAGCTACATTCTTTTGCTCCTAGTGGTTTTGTCAGTGAACCAATTTTTGTGCCTAAACCCAATGCCGAAAAGGAAGATGCTGGCTGGGTATTAACTTTAGTTTATGACGGCAGCAAACACCGTTCGACTTTGGCAATTTTAGATGGAGAAAATTTAGCACAAGAGCCTGTGGCATTATTACACCTTAAACATCATGTTCCTTATGGTTTACATGGTAGCTGGTGTGATGAAGTGTTTATTTAGGTGAAAACCTGACTAAATCTAACCAATATTAAGTCCTCGATCAATATATGAAACTGGACAAGAGATATAATACTCATAACAACTGTTGCTAAAAGTATTCCATGCCCCCTCAACTCCAGACAGAAATCGAACAGGCTGTATCCAGTCGTCGTAATTTTGCCATTATTTCCCACCCTGACGCGGGAAAAACTACCTTGACTGAAAAACTCCTGCTTTACGGGGGTGCAATTCATGAGGCAG
This DNA window, taken from Pleurocapsa sp. FMAR1, encodes the following:
- a CDS encoding PD-(D/E)XK nuclease family protein; this encodes MGKYWRYNVSYTSWSQISPPIGKEHWHCDRKRGYSRARKKEPLIKELVNVDNTAQKIGHLAQRGVYEFHQNIQLLSEPDGVRKVAEMLRLSQESDEVRERVESILDNYYQKPILLDRNVAELSRGDGSYPKPIPIKYGNLTFALYAAFDCVLLEPDNTIHILDFKTGKSDFDLRQAYVYLLAAKHLYPNHKAIASFYNLEKQVASEPRSASPQAIKSMYIELSSVAKKLQQDLQRYKRNPDLFDRIFPANPGFSCKYCAFNSVCEYAAL
- a CDS encoding helix-turn-helix domain-containing protein; the protein is MSSKTFGKLIRQARKDQEYSQRELAKLIGVNFTYLSKLENDHADYPPSSGVIQSLAKHLDLDKTELTYLAGRINPEDTEIFQDLFKQYKENMPVLLRRLRDNPEFAKKVFSEVDRDKTEEE
- a CDS encoding ImmA/IrrE family metallo-endopeptidase; amino-acid sequence: MNVIKPFRFHSKAELETIAAKLRSQVEQSRRRRLNADSVAEGIADYLDLCIVRKSIPADRQGKIAAMIIPVKKLVYINEDISALEGGFGQSTIAHEIGHWILHIDKQAVGEYIDRQEKGLEIEVQPFLCRSQQSAKNIEWQAEYFAGCLLMPEYKLIEAKQGRDLTNWKHLYAIADEFGVTISNLLCRLKSLGWIVKNNNSKQIYLGKKIPSLEVRRERH
- a CDS encoding glycosyltransferase family 4 protein; this translates as MSTLPKIAINGTYIQKQASGLGVFTNNLISELMNFDEFDYALYSHSDLFQTKYPDKSITVADTLSPDCGFPGHIKRLWWYQTKLRQQLTKQNAALFYSPVIEGMLFPVVPQIVTVHDLIPLKYPELSPKWQYYYRYVVPFILKRSQKIICISQHTKKDLIENYQLNPESIEVVYLGFDRELFSPKPNPDILQKYSLDKYFLYVGDMRFYKNLGRCLEAFDRLPCKDCQFVITGQKDDFFYPEIKRQTELLSAKDRIIFLDYVPAADLPGLYSMAQCLVFASLYEGFGLPVLEAMACGCPVIASDSTSIPEVGGDSVLYVDPYDVENITQGMNDILTNPNLRHNLSHKGLERAKSFSWDKTAKDVQQIFRECLL
- a CDS encoding response regulator, with amino-acid sequence MTTVLIVEDDPINLRVFSKILTKKGNLQVKGTEIVEEVLQFAQSGDIDAILMDVALANSIYQGKPVDGIEITQMLKADPATSNLPVILVTAHAMEGDRENFLNQSGADGYISKPVVDHEAFIQQIVSLINKT
- a CDS encoding DNA gyrase/topoisomerase IV subunit A, with the protein product MAQQLNLLGSGQIIPTPLHQEMERSYLEYAMSVIVGRALPDVRDGLKPVHRRILYAMYELGLTPDRPFRKCARVVGDVLGKYHPHGDQSVYDALVRLVQSFSTRYPLLDGHGNFGSVDNDPPAAMRYTETRLAPVAFEAMLTEIGEATVNFSNNFDNSQTEPVVLPVQLPILLLNGCSGIAVGMATNIPPHNLGEIVDGLIALIDRPTITDEKLWELIPGPDFPTGGEIVEVQGIQDAYRTGRGIIKMRGIAQIEKIATGKKRRREKKALVITELPYQVNKAGWIEKVADLVNQGRIEGISDIRDESDRSGMRVVIEIKKDITAPKVLHQLYRQTALQSNFGTIMLALVDNKPIQLPLRSVLEEFLKFREQTLRRQYGHELEEAEQRLHLVEGLLLALNQIDAVIEILRHAPDGTTAKIRLQEELDLSPTQGDSILAMPMRRLTGLEKQKLETELEDLQERIGNLNTVLGDRNELMKSLKKELRSLKRKFSDERRTRIVNVAVNEEVKPAATPKKTTEKKKTTKDPALSVSPTLTFERSVKAKLKVTNSGCIYWENPTKDSEASIFKQDEDFILYEEPIGDRDKLIVVTDSGKIYPVPTGEIPSSLETTELPAVELLSSAAQRDAKHTVAHFFLPEKHNNLDLVLLTETGIIKRLDASELDALGNRGLVLVKLKEKDILKYFFFTEAEQEVVIATTGGRILRLPVDDVQIPIMGRNAQGNRVMRLRLKESLAGSCAVRSNDQIAVISQLGFGKRIQINTLRLGNRGDIGTQAIQFTTKEDMLAGIISTKGRKNITLTTNINRRLVLPVNSLKLADKSSTGEKIGKLKADEIITGIYPYV
- a CDS encoding Uma2 family endonuclease, with translation MTLLRSNPIPTLEEFLNLPETKPASEYIDGKIYQKPMPQGKHSRLQTCLSTSINQAGEPQKLALALTELRCTFAGRSIVPDIAVFEWQKIPVDEKGRIANRFEIAPDWIIEILSLEQSANQVIRKIIFSLKNGSKLGYLIDPDDESITVFQPNQLPDVKEKQDMLPVLDVLQNWQTKVEDVFSWLNFV
- a CDS encoding tetratricopeptide repeat protein, whose amino-acid sequence is MNIFSVQERMLAQQQTNPLEVKINPNDPLIPAGYGQRELTSFEKYRIKEAIAKLDQTAKAELSQGNGNKAFKLWYRQLKLARAVDSKTEIKALGDVGAIAWQETRGTDVRNIAERLIAIQEELTTEKLLSPSLLDNFATAYQQVRYIDQEIAIYQQILTNSRKADNLVAEQNNLKTLGKLYLARFDYLNAADVYQELLVLADQGSKPTQKVDFYLNTLMYIYDRTEQANKAIAIKERLIKQYTAAQKLDKIPALTMAIADDYKTLKKRDKAINAYERAFETASKLQQFAIANDALTKLAQTYQQSKNTDKAIATYTKLLKVQQQTYSYYGLINTYDTLGKIYLQLNQKSQAKQYFQQGLELAKSLNYKIKYFDNRVKLL
- a CDS encoding carotenoid oxygenase family protein: MTNTIPQTANSPYNTEEWKRGYDSQPNEYEYEITDVEGNIPPDLMGTLFRNGPGLLDIGGSAIHHPFDGDGMISAFSFKDGKVYYRNRFIRTEAYVKEQEAGKILYRGVFGTPKPGGFFNNLFDIKLKNIANTGVIYWGGKLLALWEAAEPHRLNPKTLETIGLEYLDGVLEPGDAFAAHPWVDPSCDLDDGAPCLVNFRVDPGLSSKITLFEFAPSGKLLRRHSHSIAGFSFIHDFMITPQYAIFFQNPVSFNPLPFLLGMRGAGECVQFQPDKPTNVILIARDPSNKEVKTFSVESGFVFHHANAFEQDSKVYVDSITYQTLPQVQPNSDYKAVDFEGLDPGQLWRFTLNLEDGSVERQMLESRCCEFPTHNPDKVGRNYQYLYIGAAPSDTGRNAPLQAILKLDLHTKERQLHSFAPSGFVSEPIFVPKPNAEKEDAGWVLTLVYDGSKHRSTLAILDGENLAQEPVALLHLKHHVPYGLHGSWCDEVFI